One stretch of Syntrophomonadaceae bacterium DNA includes these proteins:
- a CDS encoding glycine reductase: MAVKELVAKVFNEAAEILETGTLSKPVRIGLTLLGSEHGMGEILSGAEQAQKSYPGLKVVLFGPEVATGLERIHADDEKKQHEQMEIALISGRIAAAVTMHYNFPIGVATVGKVITPGRGREMFIASTTGTSATNRVEAMIKNAIFGIAAAKASGIANPSLGILNLDGARAVERGLQRLAAAGYPIKFAESIRKDGGFIMRGNDLLAGVPDIMVTDTLTGNVLMKVFSAFTSGGDYESLGSGYGPGLGEGYDRIILILSRASGAPVVAKAIKYAAEMAQGKVMQVVAQEFAAAKKAGLESLFACEERPAAPGPEALISPPSAKLVTEEIAGIDILDLEQAVSKVWKAGIFATTGMGCTGPIILVAKEDRDQALNLLVQSGYIKS; encoded by the coding sequence CTTGTAGCCAAAGTATTTAATGAAGCGGCCGAGATTTTGGAAACCGGCACATTAAGCAAACCAGTGCGCATAGGCCTTACCCTGCTGGGCAGCGAACATGGGATGGGGGAAATCCTCTCCGGCGCAGAACAGGCGCAAAAGTCCTACCCCGGCCTCAAGGTTGTGCTCTTTGGCCCAGAGGTGGCAACCGGTTTGGAGCGGATTCATGCCGATGACGAAAAAAAGCAGCATGAACAGATGGAAATAGCCTTGATCTCTGGGAGGATTGCGGCGGCAGTCACCATGCACTACAACTTTCCCATCGGTGTCGCCACGGTAGGCAAGGTGATCACACCAGGCCGGGGACGGGAGATGTTTATTGCCTCTACCACAGGCACATCGGCTACAAACCGTGTCGAGGCCATGATTAAAAACGCAATTTTTGGTATTGCTGCAGCCAAGGCTTCAGGAATAGCCAATCCCAGTTTGGGCATTCTCAACCTGGATGGGGCTCGCGCGGTTGAGCGCGGCCTTCAGCGGCTGGCCGCAGCAGGATACCCCATCAAATTCGCGGAGTCGATTCGTAAAGACGGCGGTTTTATCATGCGCGGCAATGACCTTTTGGCCGGTGTCCCGGATATTATGGTAACAGATACCCTGACCGGCAATGTGCTGATGAAGGTCTTTTCTGCCTTCACCAGTGGCGGTGACTACGAGAGCCTGGGCAGCGGCTACGGCCCGGGCCTGGGCGAGGGCTATGACAGGATTATCCTCATCCTCTCCCGCGCTTCCGGCGCGCCAGTGGTGGCAAAGGCCATCAAGTATGCGGCGGAAATGGCGCAAGGGAAGGTGATGCAAGTAGTGGCCCAGGAGTTTGCCGCTGCCAAAAAGGCAGGGCTGGAAAGTCTCTTTGCATGCGAGGAAAGGCCAGCGGCGCCAGGGCCGGAGGCCTTAATTTCACCCCCATCGGCCAAATTGGTGACCGAGGAGATCGCCGGCATCGACATTCTCGACCTGGAGCAAGCTGTGAGCAAAGTGTGGAAGGCTGGGATTTTTGCCACTACCGGTATGGGTTGCACCGGACCGATTATCCTTGTGGCCAAAGAGGACCGCGATCAGGCCCTAAACCTGCTAGTTCAGAGTGGGTATATTAAATCATGA